The genomic stretch GGGCCGGGACTACTACCACCGCCTCTGCCGCGTCTGGCGGCGGAGCTACCTGCTTCACGGCCCGTCGGGGACCGGTAAGTCTACCTTCGCGGCCGCCATGGCCAATTTCCTCGGCTACGACATCTACGACCTCGACCTGGCGGCCGTATCAAGCGCCGGCGAGCTGAAGGCGCTCCTCGCCGCCACGAGACCCCGGTCGATGATCCTCGTCGAGCATGTCGAACGCCACATCCATGTGAATAGCGGCGGAGAAGGAATGTTAAGATTCACAGACAGGATCGGCGAGGAACGGGTGGTGGTGTACACTCTGACCGGCGAGGGAGTCGCGGCGGCGCTGGAGCCGGAGTTGACGGTCGACGTCCGCGTCCACTTCCCTTTGTGCGACTTCCCGGCGTTTAAGGCCCTAGCGAGCGGCTATCTGGGTCTCGAAGACCACAAGATGTATCCGAAGGTGGAGGAGATGTTCAAGGGCGGCGCGACGATGAGCCCAGCAGAGGTCAGCGAGGTAATGATGGAGAACCGAGGATCGCCGAACCGAGCGCTGAAGTCGTTGATCGGCGCTCTGCAGCAGCAGCGCCCATTGCCACCGTTGAAATCCATAGACTCCGACAGCAACGTCAACAGAGGGAACAGCGCCGGTGCAATAAAGTTGGAGAAAGACACACCAACAGCAATGAAGGAGCTGAAGAAACTGTATAGCTTAGTGAAGACAAAGAGCAAGAAGAACGGGGTGATGCCGGTGGAGGTGGCGGCTGCAGCCGCAGCGGCGGGGACGCCGTTGGATGAACTGGGAAAGGAATACTGCTACTGAATTGGAAGCTTTG from Zingiber officinale cultivar Zhangliang chromosome 5B, Zo_v1.1, whole genome shotgun sequence encodes the following:
- the LOC121986831 gene encoding AAA-ATPase At2g46620-like, giving the protein MIPRDALLVAAFFFAGFLLLLRALLSFKSLLYWFFRCRRWVDERTHDYQNFRIPRFDDRGLENPLHRHAAAYVASLPSVERAPAAAVFSDANKGNEFSFVPVTGYAVGDSFRGFRLSWTVDDAGGLLLRLRRQDRASVFRPYLGHVESVAEEIHFRRREAMIFTNFGPNWKSASLFNHPATLDAVAMDAEQKARVRADLEAFLKGRDYYHRLCRVWRRSYLLHGPSGTGKSTFAAAMANFLGYDIYDLDLAAVSSAGELKALLAATRPRSMILVEHVERHIHVNSGGEGMLRFTDRIGEERVVVYTLTGEGVAAALEPELTVDVRVHFPLCDFPAFKALASGYLGLEDHKMYPKVEEMFKGGATMSPAEVSEVMMENRGSPNRALKSLIGALQQQRPLPPLKSIDSDSNVNRGNSAGAIKLEKDTPTAMKELKKLYSLVKTKSKKNGVMPVEVAAAAAAAGTPLDELGKEYCY